In a single window of the Nocardioides sp. L-11A genome:
- a CDS encoding TetR/AcrR family transcriptional regulator encodes MPKIAAETVPAHRDLVRRKIFDAFATLMDERSFDAITMAQIAARADLGRTAIYHHFRDKEAVVVAFATEETQHYLADLRRDLDLVPDPVAKIRVYLRHQLQAGQQFHTGMGGILYHLLSEEAMEKIHDHVAAVEEVLEEILDQGIAEGAFRVSDRKSAISLLHAALATRQLPVAAVEEFVLRGLGHMG; translated from the coding sequence GTGCCGAAGATCGCCGCAGAGACCGTTCCCGCCCACCGCGACCTGGTGCGGCGCAAGATCTTCGACGCCTTCGCGACGCTCATGGACGAGCGCAGCTTCGACGCGATCACCATGGCGCAGATCGCCGCCCGGGCCGACCTCGGCCGGACCGCGATCTACCACCACTTCCGCGACAAGGAGGCGGTGGTGGTGGCCTTCGCGACGGAGGAGACCCAGCACTACCTCGCCGACCTGCGCCGTGATCTGGACCTGGTCCCCGACCCGGTCGCCAAGATCCGGGTCTACCTGCGCCATCAGCTGCAGGCCGGCCAGCAGTTCCACACCGGGATGGGCGGGATCCTCTACCACCTGCTCTCCGAGGAGGCGATGGAGAAGATCCACGACCATGTCGCCGCGGTCGAGGAGGTCCTCGAGGAGATCCTCGACCAGGGCATCGCCGAGGGCGCGTTCCGGGTCTCGGACCGCAAGTCCGCCATCTCCCTCCTGCACGCCGCGCTGGCGACCCGTCAGCTGCCCGTCGCCGCCGTCGAGGAGTTCGTGCTCCGCGGC